A portion of the Colius striatus isolate bColStr4 chromosome 1, bColStr4.1.hap1, whole genome shotgun sequence genome contains these proteins:
- the PMM1 gene encoding phosphomannomutase 1 isoform X1 produces MAAAAARRRVLCLFDVDGTLTPARQKIEPEVDAFLRELRERVHIGVVGGSDYAKIAEQLGDGDEVIDKFDYVFAENGTVQYKNGQLVSKQAIQDHLGEELLQDLINFCLNYMALLKLPKKRGTFIEFRNGMLNISPIGRSCTPEERIEFSELDKAGPAAVFPLPAPGAGTNGSLPDWKGHGASAGQISGLLGPCPQQFLPQKERIREKFVAALQREFAGKGLRFSRGGMISFDVFPEGWDKRYCLNVLDDERFDTIHFFGNETTPGGNDYEIYDDPRTVGHSVQSPQDTVQRCREIFFPERANEC; encoded by the exons atggcggcagcggcggcgagGAGACGGGTGCTGTGCCTCTTCGACGTGGACGGCACCCTGACGCCGGCTCGGCAG AAAATCGAGCCGGAGGTGGACGCGTTCCTGCGGGAGCTGCGGGAGAGGGTGCACATCGGTGTGGTGGGAGGCTCCGACTATGCCAAGATAGCCGAGCAGCTGGGGGACGGCGATGAAG TCATCGATAAGTTTGACTATGTCTTTGCTGAGAACGGCACAGTGCAATACAAGAATGGGCAGCTGGTCTCCAAGCAG GCCATTCAGGACCATTTGggggaagagctgctgcaggatctAATCAACTTCTGTCTCAACTACATGGCGCTGCTGAAGCTGCCCAAGAAACG AGGAACCTTCATTGAGTTTCGCAACGGGATGCTGAACATCTCTCCCATCGGCCGGAGCTGCACCCCAGAGGAGCGCATCGAGTTCTCCGAGCTGGACAAG GCTGGCCCAGCAGCTGTcttccctctcccagccccaggagctggaACTAATGGGAGCCTTCCAGATTGGAAGGGCCACGGTGCATCTGCTGGGCAGATCTCTGGACTGCTCGGCCCATGCCCACAGCAGTTTCTGCCTCAG AAAGAGCGGATCCGGGAGAAGTTTGTGGCAGCCTTGCAGAGGGAGTTTGCTGGCAAGGGCCTGCGCTTCTCTCGAG GTGGCATGATCAGCTTTGACGTCTTCCCGGAGGGCTGGGACAAGCGCTACTGCCTCAACGTGCTCGACGACGAGAGATTTGACACCATCCACTTCTTTGGGAACGAGACAACCCCT GGAGGGAACGACTATGAAATCTACGACGACCCGCGCACGGTGGGACACAGCGTGCAGTCCCCACAGGACACGGTCCAGCGCTGCCGTGAAATCTTCTTCCCCGAGCGAGCCAACGAGTGCTGA
- the PMM1 gene encoding phosphomannomutase 1 isoform X2, protein MAAAAARRRVLCLFDVDGTLTPARQKIEPEVDAFLRELRERVHIGVVGGSDYAKIAEQLGDGDEVIDKFDYVFAENGTVQYKNGQLVSKQAIQDHLGEELLQDLINFCLNYMALLKLPKKRGTFIEFRNGMLNISPIGRSCTPEERIEFSELDKKERIREKFVAALQREFAGKGLRFSRGGMISFDVFPEGWDKRYCLNVLDDERFDTIHFFGNETTPGGNDYEIYDDPRTVGHSVQSPQDTVQRCREIFFPERANEC, encoded by the exons atggcggcagcggcggcgagGAGACGGGTGCTGTGCCTCTTCGACGTGGACGGCACCCTGACGCCGGCTCGGCAG AAAATCGAGCCGGAGGTGGACGCGTTCCTGCGGGAGCTGCGGGAGAGGGTGCACATCGGTGTGGTGGGAGGCTCCGACTATGCCAAGATAGCCGAGCAGCTGGGGGACGGCGATGAAG TCATCGATAAGTTTGACTATGTCTTTGCTGAGAACGGCACAGTGCAATACAAGAATGGGCAGCTGGTCTCCAAGCAG GCCATTCAGGACCATTTGggggaagagctgctgcaggatctAATCAACTTCTGTCTCAACTACATGGCGCTGCTGAAGCTGCCCAAGAAACG AGGAACCTTCATTGAGTTTCGCAACGGGATGCTGAACATCTCTCCCATCGGCCGGAGCTGCACCCCAGAGGAGCGCATCGAGTTCTCCGAGCTGGACAAG AAAGAGCGGATCCGGGAGAAGTTTGTGGCAGCCTTGCAGAGGGAGTTTGCTGGCAAGGGCCTGCGCTTCTCTCGAG GTGGCATGATCAGCTTTGACGTCTTCCCGGAGGGCTGGGACAAGCGCTACTGCCTCAACGTGCTCGACGACGAGAGATTTGACACCATCCACTTCTTTGGGAACGAGACAACCCCT GGAGGGAACGACTATGAAATCTACGACGACCCGCGCACGGTGGGACACAGCGTGCAGTCCCCACAGGACACGGTCCAGCGCTGCCGTGAAATCTTCTTCCCCGAGCGAGCCAACGAGTGCTGA
- the PMM1 gene encoding phosphomannomutase 1 isoform X3 encodes MAAAAARRRVLCLFDVDGTLTPARQKIEPEVDAFLRELRERVHIGVVGGSDYAKIAEQLGDGDEVIDKFDYVFAENGTVQYKNGQLVSKQAIQDHLGEELLQDLINFCLNYMALLKLPKKRGTFIEFRNGMLNISPIGRSCTPEERIEFSELDKAGPAAVFPLPAPGAGTNGSLPDWKGHGASAGQISGLLGPCPQQFLPQVGESWRKSGSGRSLWQPCRGSLLARACASLEVA; translated from the exons atggcggcagcggcggcgagGAGACGGGTGCTGTGCCTCTTCGACGTGGACGGCACCCTGACGCCGGCTCGGCAG AAAATCGAGCCGGAGGTGGACGCGTTCCTGCGGGAGCTGCGGGAGAGGGTGCACATCGGTGTGGTGGGAGGCTCCGACTATGCCAAGATAGCCGAGCAGCTGGGGGACGGCGATGAAG TCATCGATAAGTTTGACTATGTCTTTGCTGAGAACGGCACAGTGCAATACAAGAATGGGCAGCTGGTCTCCAAGCAG GCCATTCAGGACCATTTGggggaagagctgctgcaggatctAATCAACTTCTGTCTCAACTACATGGCGCTGCTGAAGCTGCCCAAGAAACG AGGAACCTTCATTGAGTTTCGCAACGGGATGCTGAACATCTCTCCCATCGGCCGGAGCTGCACCCCAGAGGAGCGCATCGAGTTCTCCGAGCTGGACAAG GCTGGCCCAGCAGCTGTcttccctctcccagccccaggagctggaACTAATGGGAGCCTTCCAGATTGGAAGGGCCACGGTGCATCTGCTGGGCAGATCTCTGGACTGCTCGGCCCATGCCCACAGCAGTTTCTGCCTCAGGTGGGGGAGTCCTGGAG AAAGAGCGGATCCGGGAGAAGTTTGTGGCAGCCTTGCAGAGGGAGTTTGCTGGCAAGGGCCTGCGCTTCTCTCGAG GTGGCATGA
- the DESI1 gene encoding desumoylating isopeptidase 1 isoform X1 — protein MVCSVVQTATAALRGKQLDGIWHTSIIVHKDEFFFGSAGISSCAPGGTILGPPDSVIDLGNTEVTEEIFLEYLSSLGESTFRRECYNLFECNCNTFSNEVAQFLTGKKIPSYITDLPAEVLATPFGQALRPFLDIIHMQPLGGNTFSRHNGQS, from the exons GGAAACAGCTGGATGGCATCTG GCACACGTCCATAATAGTCCATAAGGATGAGTTCTTCTTTGGCAGCGCGGGAATCTCCAGCTGTGCACCA GGAGGGACAATTCTTGGGCCCCCAGACTCAGTTATTGACCTGGGGAACACTGAAGTCACAGAAGAAATTTTTCTGGAATATCTTTCCTCTTTGGGGGAATCTACGTTCCG ACGAGAGTGTTACAACCTTTTTGAATGTAACTGCAACACCTTCAGTAATGAAGTGGCACAGTtcctgacaggaaaaaaaatcccttcctACATCACTGACCTTCCAGCTGAAGTTCTTGCCAC ACCTTTTGGACAAGCTTTAAGGCCCTTCCTGGACATCATCCACATGCAGCCACTCGGAGGAAATACCTTCAGCAGACATAATGGACAGAGCTAA